One genomic segment of Helianthus annuus cultivar XRQ/B chromosome 14, HanXRQr2.0-SUNRISE, whole genome shotgun sequence includes these proteins:
- the LOC118486509 gene encoding secreted RxLR effector protein 161-like: MYAMISTRPEIAYAVRKLSRYTTNPGASHWQTINSVFRYLKGTMKYGLTYTGFPSVLEGYSDASWINNKEVHSSTSGWTFLLGGGPISSASKKQTCINDSTMESEFIALAVAGKEAQ; this comes from the coding sequence ATGTATGCCATGATTAGCACTAGACCAGAAATAGCTTATGCTGTTAGAAAGCTTAGTAGGTATACTACCAATCCAGGTGCAAGTCATTGGCAAACAATAAATTCAGTATTTAGGTACTTGAAAGGAACCATGAAATATGGTTTGACTTATACTGGATTTCCTTCGGTTTTAGAAGGTTATTCGGATGCAAGCTGGATTAACAACAAGGAAGTTCATTCTTCCACAAGTGGATGGACTTTCCTTCTTGGAGGAGGTCCCATATCTTCGGCATCTAAGAAACAGACTTGCATAAATGATTCGACAATGGAGTCTGAGTTTATAGCATTAGCCGTAGCTGGCAAAGAAGCTCAGTAG